ATATAGGGAGCTTTTATATGAACTTGTTTAGTTTATGAGCTTCAAGTTGATATTTTATATTTTTACAAAGTCAGGGGTTATGAACATGTGGATAGCTTATGAGTTTCAAGTTGATTTTATTTCCACTGGATACATACCATCTGTTTTATGAAGGAAATAAAATTATCGAGGTTCTTTATAGCCAAGTAATCCTTGCCCATTTTGTTGCTTTGCAGGTGAGATAATCTTGCAGTTTGGTGATGATTGAGGATAGATAAGAATATGAGATACGAGATACTGGAGATGAAAGAAAGCGGTTTTAAACTTGAAAAAGTTGGTTTTGACAATGCTTTTGTTGAACATGTAGGACCCATAAAGTAGTATAGCTGAATATTTTTATTTATTTATTAATTCAATTAAGTTACCAAAGATTGGATTGGTGGGTATAAATGTGGTCACCAAAAAGGTGAGTGAGTTGTTAAAAAGAGCCATGCTAGCGATGCAAACTAATCAGAACCAAATTTGCCAACCAGCAGAGTTGGTGATCATCTATGACCATCCAATAAACTCTCTCTCTCTCTCNNNNNNNNNNNNNNNNNNNNNNNNNNNNNNNNNNNNNNNNNNNNNNNNNNNNNNNNNNNNNNNNNNNNNNNNNNNNNNNNNNNNNNNNNNNNNNNNNNNNNNNNNNNNNNNNNNNNNNNNNNNNNNNNNNNNNNNNNNNNNNNNNNNNNNNNNNNNNNNNNNNNNNNNNNNNNNNNNNNNNNNNNNNNNNNNNNNNNNNNNNNNNNNNNNNNNNNNNNNNNNNNNNNNNNNNNNNNNNNNNNNNNNNNNNNNNNNNNNNNNNNNNNNNNNNNNNNNNNNNNNNNNNNNNNNNNNNNNNNNNNNNNNNNNNNNCTCTACTCTCTCTCTCTCTCTCTCTCTCTCTCTCTCTCTCTCTCTCTCTCTCTCTCTCTCTCTCTCTCTCTCTCTTGAGTTTTGCTTGGCTCTTTGTTAGAGGGTAGAACCAATCATGATCTCTGAATTAGATGAAAATATGATCCACACACAATGTACTAGCTAGACATTGACTGATAATTATGTGAAAAATATGACCGAAAAATGAGTTAAATAATAAACCTCATATTTTAATTTTAGAATAGAATTCCGCTCTGGATAGGATATGTACGTTGAAACATATTACAGGTGTATCTATAATATATAAACATTCAAAACAATATATAACAGTTGACATTTTAAGAGAGTTAGAAAACAATAATTCACACACGTGAGCGTGGTATTGCACTTCAGCAGGTGCGTGCAAGAAAACTAGTTTTTATTTAGACTGACGCACCCTAAAGTGTAAAGTATAGTCTTAGATAAATTTTGTTTTCTTAGCTAAATTTAGAAGACGTAAACGGTAGGGCCTTAACCTATGAAAAAAAAAGAAAAAGAATAATAATAATAATAATAATAATAATAATAATAAATCCCTAACTAACTGGTTCACTGGACACTGGTTAATTACTAGTATCTGTGAAGGTGAAATTCCAAAATCGAGAGTTGTGGAAATGGCAGCGATAACTCGGCTTCACCCTCCTTCTCTCTTGTCCTCCTTCAAATCTTCCTCCTCACTCATCATTCGCTTCCCCTCTTCTTCTACCCTCTACTCCCCTCGCCGTCTTCGCAGTCTCTGCTCCAACGCCCAGGTCCTCTCTCTCTGTATCTATCTATCTATCTACAAGTGGTCGTAATGTGTCGTATTTGATATCACTGTTGCGTGGTTCAGGCTCAGGTTTCAACTGCGGAAGCCAATGGATCAATAGTTGGGGATCTACTGGACTACCTCAACGAGTCTTGGACTCACTTTCACGCTACCGGTACTGCTCTAACTAACTCTTATCTATTCATTTCATTTCCGAGCAATTATCATCCTAGGGTTTTCAGATGAATTTCGTTAGTCACGGCCTCTCTGTTTGGTTGCTGAGAAAATCAGGGAAGAGGAAATTAGCGATAAGATGATTGAAATTATGGAAAAGAATTTCTTCAAAGCTCTCTTTGGAGTATTGTTCCGGAATTCCGAGCTTCGATTGTTGACATTTAAATGGAAATCAAGTTTATTGACTATATGCTGACTAGATATTCTGCAATGCTGCTTTTTGTGTGTATGCTGCGGAAATTGTTGGGTTAACTAGTTTTGTTACACTCTTTTGATTTTCTATTAGGTCCTTAGCCTTCTGAGAAAGAGATATCAGTTAATTGTGTAGTATGGTCTTAGTTTTGTAATGACGTACCATTTGGTCTTCTTTGCAGCCGAAGCTAAACGACAACTCATTGATGCTGGTTTTCATTTGCTGAATGAAAATGATGAGTGGGACCTTAAGCCTGGTGGACGCTACTTCTTTACACGAAATATGTCTTGTTTGGTTGCGTTTGCTGTTGGAGAGAAGTGAGTATACCAACTCTACCAGTTGAAATAAATATTGTCAGTTAGGATCCCATTTGCTGCCTCTAACACCAACTAGAATTCTTGACTTGAAAATAGGTAAAAAACATGAGTAAAGGAATAGACAATTAGAATTCAATATGCAATTAATAACCTTGTTAGGATGAGACTGGTTACAGTGAGGCAAGGTTACTACTATCCCACAATTTTTTTTTCTTAGTTTCTCCATGTTTTCTCAAACTTTTCTTTTTTATNNNNNNNNNNNNNNNNNNNNNNNNNNNNNNNNNNNNNNNNNNNNNNNNNNNNNNNNNNNNNNNNNNNNNNNNNNNNNNNNNNNNNNNNNNNNNNNNNNNNNNNNNNNNNNNNNNNNNNNNNNNNNNNNNNNNNNNNNNNNNNNNNNNNNNNNNNNNNNNNNNNNNNNNNNNNNNNNNNNNNNNNNNNNNNNNNNNNNNNNNNNNNNNNNNNNNNNNNNNNNNNNNNNNNNNNNNNNNNNNNNNNNNNNNNNNNNNNNNNNNNNNNNNNNNNNNNNNNNNNNNNNNNNNNNNNNNNNNNNNNNNNNNNNNNNNNNNNNNNNNNNNNNNNNNNNNNNNNNNNNNNNNNNNNNNNNNNNNNNNNNNNNNNNNNNNNNNNNNNNNNNNNNNNNNNNNNNNNNNNNNNNNNNNNNNNNNNNNNNNNNNNNNNNNNNNNNNNNNNNNNNNNNNNNNNNNNNNNNNNNNNNNNNNNNNNNNNNNNNNNNNNNNNNNNNNNNNNNNNNNNNNNNNNNNNNNNNNNNNNNNNNNNNNNNNNNNNNNNNNNNNNNNNNNNNNNNNNNNNNNNNNNNNNNNNNNNNNNNNNNNNNNNNNNNNNNNNNNNNNNNNNNNNNNNNNNNNNNNNNNNNNNNNNNNNNNNNNNNNNNNNNNNNNNNNNNNNNNNNNNNNNNNNNNNNNNNNNNNNNNNNNNNNNNNNNNNNNNNNNNNNNNNNNNNNNNNNNNNNNNNNNNNNNNNNNNNNNNNNNNNNNNNNNNNNNNNNNNNNNNNNNNNNNNNNNNNNNNNNNNNNNNNNNNNNNNNNNNNNNNNNNNNNNNNNNNNNNNNNNNNNNNNNNNNNNNNNNNNNNNNNNNNNNNNNNNNNNNNNNNNNNNNNNNNNNNNNNNNNNNNNNNNNNNNNNNNNNNNNNNNNNNNNNNNNNNNNNNNNNNNNNNNNNNNNNNNNNNNNNNNNNNNNNNNNNNNNNNNTTTGAACTTGAATTTTTTTTTTTGGTCCATGAAAGGTGATTATGTCTACTCTACCAGCGATGGAATCGAAAACAAAAACTTATATGACAGCATCCTTAGAGTGAATCCTAGATTTGAGCTCTCAGTATTTAGTTCAGCTGTCCGCATGATGAGTATTCTCAAAAGTTTAGACAGATGAATTGGTGATTATTGTATGCCAGTAATACCATTCAAAACAAGGTTTTATAGGAGTATTAGATTGAATCCTAGACTTGAGCTCTTAGTTTGTGGTTCAACTGTCCTCATATTGGGTATTTTTAAAAGTTAAGACATATTAACTGGACTTATTTGCCATTTCAGAATAAAAAAGATTTTTTTTTCTCCGTCTGGCCAATGTGGAAACAATATTGTAAAATTAGAACTCAGGTAAAAGATTAGTAGTTACACAATTTGAAACCTTGTGGCTAGAAGTGTTGGGCAACTAAAGAAAGTGGTGGAACAGGAGCTTCACACTCACTTTTTGTCTGTTAATGTATTCACACCTTTGGGGTACTTTCCTGTATATAGCCTTGAGTGGTTCTGTACCTATATATTGTTTAGAGGATTATAACAATATATCACAGCGGAGATAATAATATGGGAGGGGGATTATTGCTATATAACTATTCAATTAATGGAATACGGATAAGGATATCGACTTTCTACCTCATCCAAAGCAGCAAACTGTCTATTTAAAATTTTAGACTGAACAGAACATGAAAAGGGTTCACCTAAAATTACTAGGCATCAATTTAGGATTTTCACAAAACACTATTTTTCACTGACCGGTGGTACAGTACCTCTTTTAAATTTGTCCTTTGACTGGGTTTTAAGCATAATAGTTCACCTTTTGTTAACTGGTAATTCTTGGATTATGAGAGAAGAGTATATCACTTTATCATAATCAACTTTCTTTCTTACATCTGTTCACTTTTAATCTTGGTTCCCGAACTTATTTTGAATTCGTAACATCGTACAGTGGCTAAGGGCAACCCCACTTCTCAAATTTATAGTAATTCTCCAATGAACATATATTTTCATGCTTCTAGTTTCAATAATATCTCTATGTGTTCTATACTATTACCTGGAGGTTATTTGACTTGATATTTGTTAAAGTGAAGGTAAAATTGGACGACAGCATTCATAAATTAGATCGTAATTTTTTTTATAGTACCTAGTAGCTACATTGTGATTTTAGGTAGTAAGAGGCTTTTTACAGAGCTAGGTCATCACTGAGAACATCTTTCTTTTTTCTGTTTGCTTGTTTAGCACAGTGAACAAGGATGGATTCAAACCAAATGTAGAGACTCATCTTATTCCTTTACTAGCATCAAAACTAGAAGAAACAGCATCTTCAGACACAAAAGAGAAAAGTGCAACAATATCTACAAAAGGAGCTCATCATCCATTGCTNNNNNNNNNNNNNNNNNNNNNNNNNNNNNNNNNNNNNNNNNNNNNNNNNNNNNNNNNNNNNNNNNNNNNNNNNNNNNNNNNNNNNNNNNNNNNNNNNNNNNNNNNNNNNNNNNNNNNNNNNNNNNNNNNNNNNNNNNNNNNNNNNNNNNNNNNNNNNNNNNNNNNNNNNNNNNNNNNNNNNNNNNNNNNNNNNNNNNNNNNNNNNNNNNNNNNNNNNNNNNNNNNNNNNNNNNNNNNNNNNNNNNNNNNNNNNNNNNNNNNNNNNNNNNNNNNNNNNNNNNNNNNNNNNNNNNNNNNNNNNNNNNNNNNNNNNNNNNNNNNNNNNNNNNNNNNNNNNNNNNNNNNNNNNNNNNNNNNNNNNNNNNNNNNNNNNNNNNNNNNNNNNNNNNNNNNNNNNNNNNNNNNNNNNNNNNNNNNNNNNNNNNNNNNNNNNNNNNNNNNNNNNNNNNNNNNNNNNNNNNNNNNNNNNNNNNNNNNNNNNNNNNNNNNNNNNNNNNNNNNNNNNNNNNNNNNNNNNNNNNNNNNNNNNNNNNNNNNNNNNNNNNNNNNNNNNNNNNNNNNNNNNNNNNNNNNNNNNNNNNNNNNNNNNNNNNNNNNNNNNNNNNNNNNNNNNNNNNNNNNNNNNNNNNNNNNNNNNNNNNNNNNNNNNNNNNNNNNNNNNNNNNNNNNNNNNNNNNNNNNNNNNNNNNNNNNNNNNNNNNNNNNNNNNNNNNNNNNNNNNNNNNNNNNNNNNNNNNNNNNNNNNNNNNNNNNNNNNNNNNNNNNNNNNNNNNNNNNNNNNNNNNNNNNNNNNNNNNNNNNNNNNNNNNNNNNNNNNNNNNNNNNNNNNNNNNNNNNNNNNNNNNNNNNNNNNNNNNNNNNNNNNNNNNNNNNNNNNNNNNNNNNNNNNNNNNNNNNNNNNNNNNNNNNNNNNNNNNNNNNNNNNNNNNNNNNNNNNNNNNNNNNNNNNNNNNNNNNNNNNNNNNNNNNNNNNNNNNNNNNNNNNNNNNNNNNNNNNNNNNNNNNNNNNNNNNNNNNNNNNNNNNNNNNNNNNNNNNNNNN
Above is a window of Fragaria vesca subsp. vesca linkage group LG7, FraVesHawaii_1.0, whole genome shotgun sequence DNA encoding:
- the LOC101310758 gene encoding probable aspartyl aminopeptidase-like, which encodes MAAITRLHPPSLLSSFKSSSSLIIRFPSSSTLYSPRRLRSLCSNAQAQVSTAEANGSIVGDLLDYLNESWTHFHATAEAKRQLIDAGFHLLNENDEWDLKPGGRYFFTRNMSCLVAFAVGEK